A region from the Acyrthosiphon pisum isolate AL4f chromosome A1, pea_aphid_22Mar2018_4r6ur, whole genome shotgun sequence genome encodes:
- the LOC107882568 gene encoding uncharacterized protein LOC107882568: MIIYNVIVYNIRTLELSKKLVRVVIADAPFSHGLPLRCEFCRHYFPNRNYFVTENLTRYHIYNNTMIVRHPLYHHRRLPYTKVRQSTINRRRVRPVIHTRYIRIEQNLRVTHVRRPGRDEKNTNNNKIIISGATPGQQVYRWRVPTTGSRQERLEKKKGPGGECPEKGHHTAALPPIIPSGLRSILISSSCYLKNIQELLKQTIGSCSIFGLE, from the exons atgataatttataatgtaatagtgtataatataagaactCTTGAACTCTCGAAGAAACTGGTTCGCGTGGTCATCGCGGATGCCCCGTTTTCCCACGGTCTCCCACTCCGATGCGAATTTTGTCGACATTATTTTCCGAACAGGAACTATTTCGTAACTGAAAATCTCACTCGATATCACATCTATAACAATACTATGATCGTACGACATCCACTCTATCACCACCGCCGTTTACCGTACACGAAGGTCCGCCAGTCTACAATAAATCGCCGCCGCGTCCGTCCGGTGATACACACCAGGTATATACGGATCGAACAAAATCTCCGAGTCACGCACGTCCGACGACCGGGAAgggatgaaaaaaatacaaataataataaaataataataagcggtGCCACACCGGGACAACAGGTTTACAGGTGGCGCGTGCCGACGACAGGGTCCCGACAAGAacggttagaaaaaaaaaagggtcCCGGAGGGGAATGTCCCGAAAAGGGACACCACACCGCCGCTCTACCACCAATTATTCCGTCCGGTCTTCGTTCGATTTTAATTTCATCATCCTGCTACCTCAAAAATATAcag gaaCTTTTAAAGCAAACAATTGGGTCATGTTCAATATTTGGATTAGAATAA